A region of Rhodoferax potami DNA encodes the following proteins:
- a CDS encoding CoA-binding protein: MPSIDTDILHSLLFPPRTVAVVGLSPKPHRESFKVAAYMQRHGWRIVPINPNAAEILGEKAYPSLTEAAAHETIAMVNVFRNSEDVPPVVDEAIAIGAPAIWLQLGIRNDDAMARARAAGMQTVQDKCLLIEHARAAH, from the coding sequence ATGCCCTCCATCGACACCGACATCCTTCACTCGCTGCTGTTCCCGCCCCGCACCGTGGCGGTGGTGGGCCTGTCGCCCAAGCCGCACCGCGAGAGTTTCAAGGTGGCGGCCTACATGCAGCGGCATGGCTGGCGCATCGTGCCGATCAACCCGAACGCCGCCGAGATCTTAGGCGAAAAGGCCTACCCCAGCCTCACCGAGGCCGCGGCGCATGAAACGATTGCCATGGTGAACGTATTCCGCAACAGCGAGGATGTGCCGCCGGTGGTGGACGAGGCGATTGCCATCGGCGCCCCCGCGATCTGGCTGCAACTCGGCATCCGCAACGACGACGCCATGGCCCGCGCTCGGGCGGCCGGCATGCAGACCGTGCAGGACAAGTGCCTACTGATAGAGCACGCGCGCGCCGCCCATTGA
- the hemE gene encoding uroporphyrinogen decarboxylase, whose translation MTDINPTNAPFAVEATTFDGLHNPTFLQACMRQATPHTPVWLMRQAGRYLPEYVATRATAGSFMGLATNREYATEVTLQPLERYPLDAAILFSDILTVPDAMGLGLSFAQGEGPRFASPIKNEADVAKLEVPDMAKLQYVFDAVSSIRKALTVDGKGRVPLIGFSGSPWTLACYMVEGKGSDDYRLVKTMMYSRPDLMHRMLAINADSVAAYLNAQIDAGAQAVMVFDSWGGVLADGAFQEFSLAYTARVLKQLKRFGTDGKVVPRIVFTKGGGLWLQDMQALDCEVLGLDWTVNLAKARALVGGSENGPGKALQGNIDPNVLFAPPAAIEAEVAKVLNSFGTPYQGSGTGPTHIFNLGHGISQYTPPEHVAALVAAVHSHSKNLRA comes from the coding sequence ATGACCGACATCAACCCCACCAACGCACCTTTCGCAGTCGAGGCCACCACCTTTGACGGCCTGCACAACCCCACTTTTCTGCAGGCCTGCATGCGCCAGGCTACGCCTCACACCCCTGTGTGGTTGATGCGCCAGGCCGGCCGCTACCTGCCGGAATACGTGGCCACCCGCGCTACCGCCGGCAGCTTCATGGGCTTGGCCACCAACCGCGAATACGCCACCGAGGTGACCCTGCAACCCCTGGAGCGCTACCCGCTGGATGCGGCCATTTTGTTCAGCGACATCCTGACAGTGCCGGACGCCATGGGCCTGGGCCTGTCGTTCGCCCAGGGCGAAGGCCCACGCTTTGCCAGCCCCATCAAAAACGAGGCCGATGTGGCCAAGCTCGAAGTGCCCGACATGGCCAAGCTGCAATACGTGTTTGATGCGGTGAGCAGCATCCGCAAGGCGCTCACCGTAGACGGCAAGGGCCGCGTGCCCCTGATCGGCTTCAGTGGCAGCCCTTGGACACTGGCCTGCTACATGGTCGAAGGCAAAGGCAGCGACGACTACCGCCTGGTCAAAACCATGATGTACAGCCGCCCGGACCTGATGCACCGCATGCTGGCCATCAACGCGGACTCGGTCGCCGCCTATCTGAATGCCCAGATCGACGCCGGCGCCCAAGCGGTCATGGTGTTTGACAGCTGGGGCGGCGTGCTGGCCGATGGCGCTTTCCAAGAGTTCAGCCTGGCCTACACCGCACGGGTGTTGAAGCAGCTCAAGCGCTTCGGCACCGACGGCAAAGTGGTGCCACGCATTGTGTTTACCAAAGGCGGCGGCTTGTGGCTGCAAGACATGCAGGCGCTGGACTGCGAAGTGCTGGGCCTCGACTGGACGGTCAACCTTGCCAAAGCCCGTGCTTTGGTGGGAGGCAGTGAGAACGGCCCCGGCAAGGCATTGCAGGGCAACATCGACCCCAACGTCTTGTTTGCGCCACCGGCTGCAATTGAGGCAGAAGTGGCCAAAGTCTTGAACAGTTTCGGCACGCCCTATCAAGGCAGCGGCACCGGCCCCACGCACATCTTCAACCTGGGCCACGGCATCAGCCAGTACACCCCACCGGAACATGTGGCGGCACTGGTGGCAGCGGTACACAGCCACTCCAAAAACTTGCGCGCTTGA
- the priA gene encoding replication restart helicase PriA, with amino-acid sequence MSHWLPVLVHTPAHAALGPVLTYRSEQLLPAGTLVRVPLGKRETLGVVWDAATAEATGEFDPAKVRDIAGVLEGIPPLSRAWQQLLSFTAAYYQRSAGEVALAALPPQLRELNPEQVARRLKRKKVDAGAGGAVLAAPALSPEQAAAIAQIDSHSGPFLLFGATGSGKTEVYLHCVHKLLAADPDAQALVMVPEINLTPQLEERFKARFAPLYGEQAVVSLHSGMTNPQRLKSWLSAHGGAARIVLGTRMAVFASLPKLRLIVVDEEHDPSYKSGEGARYSARDLAVYRGKLEGAKVVLGSATPSLETWHHSRPAVDGGRYLRLHMPSRIGESSRLPLVRRVDMNHQPRRAIFSTPLIAAITERVARGEQVMVFLNRRGYAPVLTCEDCGWKSECPHCSAFRVFHKIDRTLRCHHCGFTERVPRACPDCGNVDIAPFGRGTEQLEEHLAELLVDVRRHGSVTPENPDGEHVRIARIDADSTKLKGQLEEQLAAVHAGDVDVLVGTQMIAKGHDFRRITLVAAVNPDGALFSSDFRAPERLFSLLMQAAGRAGRDASLGAQSEVWLQTFQPEHGLYAALKKHDYPTFAAQQLKEREQANMPPFSAQALVRAEAKTQEAAQAFLNAARTFAQTEMAAWDGWAEALAQVFLYPAVPMAIQRVANIERAQMLIECPSRATLQQFLTAWQSVLHATRSQPECKGLIRWAIDVDPLAI; translated from the coding sequence ATGAGCCATTGGCTGCCCGTTTTGGTGCACACGCCGGCGCATGCGGCGCTCGGACCCGTGCTCACCTACCGCAGCGAACAGCTGTTGCCGGCCGGCACCCTGGTACGGGTGCCCTTGGGCAAGCGCGAGACGCTGGGTGTGGTGTGGGACGCAGCGACTGCTGAGGCCACCGGCGAGTTCGACCCCGCCAAGGTGCGTGACATAGCCGGTGTGCTGGAGGGCATACCGCCCTTGAGTCGGGCCTGGCAGCAACTCTTGAGCTTTACCGCCGCCTACTACCAGCGCTCGGCCGGCGAAGTGGCGCTGGCCGCCTTGCCCCCGCAGCTGCGCGAGTTGAACCCCGAGCAGGTGGCGCGGCGCCTCAAGCGCAAAAAGGTGGATGCGGGTGCCGGCGGCGCGGTGCTGGCAGCACCGGCACTCAGCCCCGAGCAAGCTGCGGCGATTGCCCAGATCGATAGCCACAGCGGGCCCTTCTTGCTGTTCGGCGCCACCGGCAGCGGCAAAACCGAGGTGTATTTGCACTGCGTGCACAAGTTGCTGGCAGCCGACCCGGATGCCCAGGCGCTGGTCATGGTGCCGGAAATCAACCTCACCCCCCAGCTGGAAGAGCGCTTCAAGGCCCGCTTTGCCCCGCTCTACGGCGAACAGGCCGTGGTCAGCCTGCACAGCGGCATGACCAACCCGCAGCGCCTCAAAAGCTGGCTCAGCGCCCATGGCGGGGCGGCCCGCATCGTGCTGGGTACGCGGATGGCGGTGTTTGCCAGTCTGCCCAAACTGCGACTCATCGTGGTCGACGAAGAGCACGACCCCAGCTACAAGAGCGGCGAAGGGGCCCGCTACTCGGCGCGCGACCTCGCGGTGTACCGCGGCAAGTTGGAGGGGGCCAAGGTCGTCCTCGGCTCGGCCACGCCCTCGCTGGAGACTTGGCACCACAGCCGCCCAGCCGTTGACGGCGGGCGCTACCTGCGCCTGCACATGCCAAGCCGTATCGGAGAGTCTTCCAGATTACCGCTGGTGCGCCGGGTGGACATGAACCACCAGCCCCGGCGCGCCATTTTCTCGACACCGCTGATTGCCGCCATCACCGAGCGGGTGGCGCGCGGCGAGCAAGTCATGGTGTTTTTGAACCGGCGCGGCTACGCACCGGTGCTCACCTGCGAAGACTGTGGCTGGAAGAGCGAATGCCCGCACTGCAGCGCATTCCGCGTGTTCCACAAAATCGACCGCACCCTGCGCTGCCACCACTGCGGCTTTACCGAGCGGGTGCCACGCGCCTGCCCGGACTGCGGCAATGTGGACATTGCCCCCTTCGGCCGCGGCACCGAGCAGCTGGAGGAACACCTGGCCGAGTTGCTGGTGGATGTGCGACGCCATGGCTCCGTCACCCCCGAGAACCCCGACGGCGAACATGTGCGTATTGCACGCATCGACGCCGACAGCACCAAACTCAAAGGCCAGCTCGAAGAGCAACTGGCCGCCGTGCATGCGGGCGACGTGGATGTGCTGGTGGGCACGCAAATGATTGCCAAGGGCCACGACTTCCGCCGCATCACGCTGGTCGCAGCGGTGAACCCGGACGGCGCCTTGTTCAGCAGCGACTTCCGGGCGCCCGAGCGCTTGTTCAGCTTGCTGATGCAGGCCGCAGGTCGCGCGGGGCGCGATGCGTCACTGGGCGCGCAGAGCGAGGTGTGGCTGCAAACCTTCCAGCCCGAACACGGCCTGTACGCCGCCCTCAAGAAGCACGACTACCCCACCTTCGCGGCGCAGCAGCTCAAAGAGCGCGAGCAAGCCAATATGCCGCCCTTCAGCGCCCAAGCGCTGGTGCGCGCTGAGGCCAAGACGCAGGAGGCTGCACAGGCGTTCTTGAACGCCGCCCGCACCTTCGCCCAAACCGAAATGGCCGCGTGGGACGGCTGGGCCGAGGCGCTGGCACAAGTCTTCCTTTACCCCGCCGTGCCCATGGCCATCCAGCGGGTGGCCAATATCGAGCGGGCCCAAATGCTTATCGAGTGCCCCTCACGCGCCACGCTCCAGCAGTTCCTGACCGCCTGGCAAAGCGTGCTCCACGCCACCCGCAGCCAGCCCGAGTGCAAAGGGCTGATCCGCTGGGCGATTGATGTGGATCCGTTGGCGATTTGA
- a CDS encoding AEC family transporter, translated as MLQILTVTFPFFALVLCGYLAARRGMLPLAAIPGLNGFVLFFALPCMLYRFGASTPIGELLDVSLALTYLLCALVMVAFVVAVTLHGRIGWNDAAFGALVGAFPNTGFMGVPLLVALLGAKAAGPAIVTILVDMVITSSLCIALSRLGGDPAQGGVSAGQAAKNALKGVAANPMPWSILLGALFSALQLELPKPVAATVGLLADAASPVALFTIGAVLARSQMLAKDDKSHEVHWQEYVPVALIKLFLHPLLVLLVGVSAVSLGVHIDKFALTVLVLLAALPSASNVSLLAERFGADNGRIARIILVSTAAAFFTFSGAVALMVGI; from the coding sequence ATGCTGCAAATCCTGACAGTGACTTTCCCCTTTTTCGCTTTGGTGCTCTGCGGCTATCTGGCCGCCCGCCGGGGCATGCTGCCGCTGGCGGCCATCCCCGGGCTCAATGGCTTTGTGCTGTTTTTCGCGTTGCCGTGCATGCTCTACCGCTTCGGTGCGAGCACGCCCATCGGTGAACTGTTAGACGTGAGTCTCGCGCTCACGTATCTGCTGTGTGCGCTGGTGATGGTGGCCTTTGTGGTGGCGGTCACGCTGCACGGTCGCATCGGCTGGAATGACGCGGCCTTTGGCGCACTGGTGGGCGCCTTCCCCAACACCGGCTTCATGGGGGTGCCGCTGCTGGTTGCGCTCTTGGGGGCCAAGGCAGCGGGCCCTGCCATCGTCACGATTCTGGTGGACATGGTGATCACCTCGTCTTTGTGTATTGCGCTGTCGCGCCTTGGCGGTGACCCGGCGCAGGGCGGTGTGTCGGCGGGGCAGGCGGCCAAAAACGCGCTCAAGGGGGTCGCTGCCAATCCCATGCCTTGGTCCATCTTGCTCGGAGCCTTGTTTTCTGCGCTGCAGCTAGAGCTACCCAAGCCTGTTGCCGCTACTGTGGGTCTGCTGGCCGATGCGGCTTCGCCGGTCGCGCTGTTCACCATCGGCGCGGTGCTGGCCCGCTCGCAGATGCTGGCCAAGGACGACAAATCCCACGAAGTGCATTGGCAGGAATATGTGCCAGTGGCACTGATCAAGCTCTTTTTGCACCCCTTGCTGGTGCTGCTGGTCGGCGTGTCGGCAGTGAGCCTCGGGGTGCACATCGACAAATTTGCACTCACCGTGCTGGTGCTGCTGGCTGCACTCCCGAGTGCCAGCAATGTGTCGCTGCTGGCAGAGCGCTTCGGTGCGGACAATGGGCGCATTGCCCGCATCATTCTGGTTTCTACCGCAGCGGCTTTTTTCACTTTTTCGGGTGCTGTGGCGCTGATGGTAGGAATTTAG
- a CDS encoding ATP-dependent helicase, which yields MSSPSANHGMNPAQQEAVNYLHGPCLVLAGAGSGKTRVITHKIARLIQMGMPANRIAAITFTNKAAAEMRERAKHLIGKAAKDVVVCTFHALGVRMLREDGSVLGLKPQFSILDSDDVTSIIKDAGGTIDTATARQWQWTISAWKGAGLNSEQALAAAEDDNERIIATAMARYEERLVAYQSVDFDDLISLPLKLLRDFPEVRARWQNLLGHVLVDEYQDTNATQYEVLKYLVGEKARFTAVGDDDQSIYGWRGATLDNLKKLPVDFPTLKVIKLEQNYRSTSAILRAANNVIGPNPKLFPKTLFSELGEGEPVRVVDADNEEHEAERAVARIQSLRANGIGGGVPDAQGKQYKEFRDFAVLYRANHQAKPFEKALRKAGIPYKVSGGQSFFDRAEIRDLCAWFRLWSNNDDDPAFLRAVTTPKRGIGHTTLGTLGVFATQYKLSLFESLFSSSLASVLSAKALGSLHEFGRYINDLEYRARHTEGAEAALAFIMDWLKEIGYEKHLYDGEDSEGAASAKWSNVIEFCEWMAQRCGGQIDDAAGVTNTREIKNLLEVSQTIALLSTISEREKDQNVVTLSTLHASKGLEWPHVMLVGVTEGMLPFKLGDGADTLGGSSLDHESANEDIAARLQEERRLMYVGITRAQRSLAVSWTRRRKKGREMVAALPSRFIAEMALDSATAKEDPREKLRALRAEFAAKALATAASAAEKP from the coding sequence ATGTCCTCCCCTTCCGCCAACCACGGCATGAACCCCGCCCAGCAAGAGGCGGTGAACTACCTCCACGGGCCCTGCCTGGTGCTGGCAGGTGCGGGCTCGGGTAAAACGCGGGTGATCACTCACAAAATCGCCCGTCTGATCCAAATGGGCATGCCAGCCAACCGGATTGCGGCGATCACCTTTACCAACAAAGCAGCCGCCGAAATGCGGGAGCGCGCCAAGCACCTGATCGGCAAGGCAGCCAAGGATGTGGTGGTGTGCACCTTTCACGCGCTGGGCGTGCGCATGCTGCGGGAAGACGGCTCGGTGCTGGGCCTGAAACCCCAGTTCAGTATTCTGGACAGTGACGATGTGACCAGCATCATCAAAGATGCGGGCGGCACGATCGACACCGCTACCGCCCGCCAGTGGCAGTGGACCATCAGCGCCTGGAAAGGCGCAGGCCTGAACAGCGAGCAGGCGCTTGCCGCCGCCGAGGACGACAACGAGCGCATCATCGCCACCGCCATGGCGCGCTATGAAGAACGCTTGGTGGCCTACCAGAGTGTGGACTTTGACGACTTGATCAGTCTGCCGCTCAAGCTGCTGCGGGATTTCCCCGAAGTACGTGCCCGCTGGCAAAACCTGTTGGGCCATGTGCTGGTGGATGAGTACCAGGACACCAACGCCACCCAATATGAGGTGCTGAAGTACCTGGTCGGGGAGAAAGCGCGCTTTACCGCCGTGGGCGACGACGACCAGTCCATCTACGGTTGGCGCGGCGCCACGCTGGACAACCTGAAAAAGTTGCCGGTCGACTTTCCCACGCTCAAGGTCATCAAGCTGGAGCAGAACTACCGCTCCACCAGCGCCATCCTGCGGGCCGCCAACAATGTGATCGGCCCGAACCCCAAGCTGTTTCCGAAAACCTTGTTCAGTGAACTCGGCGAGGGCGAACCGGTGCGGGTCGTGGACGCTGACAACGAAGAGCACGAGGCCGAACGTGCCGTTGCCCGTATACAGAGCCTCCGAGCGAACGGGATTGGTGGGGGCGTCCCAGACGCCCAGGGCAAGCAGTACAAAGAATTTCGCGACTTTGCGGTGCTCTACCGGGCCAACCACCAGGCTAAGCCATTTGAAAAGGCGCTGCGCAAAGCGGGCATTCCGTACAAGGTGTCTGGCGGCCAGAGCTTTTTTGACCGGGCCGAAATCCGCGACCTGTGCGCCTGGTTCCGCCTATGGAGCAATAACGACGATGACCCCGCGTTTTTGCGGGCAGTCACTACGCCCAAGCGCGGCATTGGCCACACCACCTTGGGCACCCTGGGGGTGTTTGCCACCCAGTACAAGCTGAGTCTGTTTGAGTCGCTGTTTTCGTCGTCACTCGCCAGTGTGCTGAGCGCCAAGGCACTGGGCAGCCTGCATGAGTTTGGCCGGTATATCAACGACCTTGAATACCGCGCGCGCCATACCGAGGGCGCCGAGGCGGCACTGGCGTTCATCATGGATTGGCTCAAAGAAATCGGGTACGAGAAACACCTCTACGACGGGGAAGACAGTGAGGGCGCCGCGTCTGCCAAGTGGAGCAATGTGATCGAGTTCTGCGAATGGATGGCCCAGCGCTGCGGCGGTCAGATTGACGATGCGGCCGGCGTGACCAACACGCGGGAAATCAAAAATCTGCTCGAAGTCTCGCAAACCATCGCCCTGCTCTCGACCATCAGCGAGCGGGAAAAAGACCAGAACGTGGTGACGCTCTCCACGCTGCATGCCTCCAAGGGCCTGGAGTGGCCGCATGTGATGCTGGTCGGTGTGACCGAAGGCATGTTGCCCTTCAAGCTGGGGGACGGCGCAGACACTTTGGGTGGCTCTAGCCTGGACCATGAGTCTGCCAATGAAGACATCGCCGCCCGCCTGCAGGAAGAGCGCCGCTTGATGTACGTGGGCATTACCCGCGCGCAGCGCAGTTTGGCGGTGAGCTGGACCCGCCGCCGCAAGAAAGGCCGGGAGATGGTCGCCGCCTTGCCCAGCCGGTTTATTGCCGAGATGGCACTGGACTCTGCGACCGCGAAAGAAGACCCGCGCGAAAAACTGCGCGCCCTGCGCGCAGAGTTCGCCGCCAAAGCCCTTGCTACAGCCGCCAGTGCGGCCGAAAAACCATGA
- a CDS encoding phospholipase A: protein MKNRKHLAVGLLVLSALSAASHAQKKPEPATADALLVESVAPVETPVPLEVVSCKNPSATPLSRFWELEPASDCGTFGLRGYRPVSLAVIGSDSVNTAPSSPASGHTGTFQAYTKTETRINLSVRTKVAQGLLTGGDPNRLDSLWFAYSQQSYWQLFNADLSRPFRATDHEPELIYIFPIASALPSGWRLRYGGIGVNHQSNGQSLPLSRSWNRIIGRAGLEFGNQISITGALWQRIPEDSASDDNPDIVDRIGRAEVSAVWNVDPHNSLALTVRHSLQSSDSGSLRFAWFKKIGSATENSNRSSLRLHTELFTGYGDSLMDYNRQRTVLSVGLTLLDW, encoded by the coding sequence ATGAAGAATCGCAAACACCTCGCTGTTGGTCTGCTCGTACTCTCTGCTCTCTCAGCGGCTAGCCATGCGCAAAAAAAGCCTGAACCCGCCACGGCCGACGCTTTGCTGGTGGAGTCTGTGGCGCCTGTCGAGACCCCGGTGCCCCTAGAGGTGGTGAGCTGCAAAAACCCCTCTGCAACGCCGCTATCGCGCTTCTGGGAGCTGGAGCCTGCCAGCGACTGCGGTACCTTCGGCTTGAGAGGGTATCGGCCTGTGAGTCTTGCAGTCATCGGCTCCGACAGCGTCAATACGGCACCCAGCTCGCCGGCGAGCGGACACACGGGTACCTTTCAGGCCTACACCAAGACCGAAACGCGTATCAACCTCTCCGTGCGGACCAAAGTGGCGCAGGGCCTGCTGACGGGCGGCGACCCCAACCGCTTGGATTCGTTGTGGTTTGCGTACAGCCAGCAGTCGTATTGGCAGCTTTTCAATGCGGATTTGTCGCGCCCTTTCCGCGCAACGGACCATGAGCCCGAGTTGATCTACATTTTCCCGATCGCCAGCGCCCTGCCCTCCGGCTGGCGCTTGCGCTACGGCGGTATCGGAGTGAACCACCAGAGCAATGGCCAAAGCTTGCCCCTTTCGCGGAGCTGGAACCGGATCATCGGGCGGGCCGGCTTGGAGTTCGGAAACCAAATCTCGATCACCGGCGCGCTATGGCAGCGCATTCCGGAGGACAGTGCCAGCGATGACAACCCCGATATCGTGGACCGCATTGGTCGCGCGGAAGTGTCGGCCGTCTGGAATGTGGATCCACACAACTCTTTGGCGCTGACCGTTCGCCATTCCCTGCAATCCAGCGATAGCGGATCTTTGCGTTTCGCTTGGTTCAAAAAAATCGGGAGTGCGACTGAGAACTCCAACCGGAGCAGTCTTCGCTTGCACACCGAGCTGTTTACCGGCTACGGTGACTCCTTGATGGACTACAACCGCCAGCGCACGGTGCTGAGCGTAGGGCTGACCCTGCTGGATTGGTAA
- a CDS encoding response regulator, with the protein MANILVVDDEHGIRELLSEILNDEGHTVELAENAAQARAARLRERPDLVLLDIWMPDTDGVTLLKEWASTGALTMPVIMMSGHATIDTAVEATKIGALAFLEKPVTLQKLLKAVEQGLTRGAVRKAAPSPVEYSALPEPIAVDSLAVVSLVETGPQAHQDFELDKPLREARDEFEKAYFEYHLVKENGSMTRVAERTGLERTHLYRKLKQLGVDLSRGKRNNV; encoded by the coding sequence ATGGCGAATATTTTGGTGGTGGATGACGAGCACGGCATCCGTGAGCTTCTTTCCGAAATCCTTAATGATGAAGGACATACGGTAGAGCTCGCCGAAAACGCAGCGCAAGCCCGCGCAGCCCGCCTGCGGGAGCGCCCGGACCTTGTCTTGCTGGATATCTGGATGCCTGACACCGACGGCGTCACCCTGTTGAAGGAGTGGGCTTCCACTGGTGCCCTCACCATGCCGGTGATCATGATGAGCGGCCACGCGACCATCGACACTGCGGTCGAGGCCACAAAAATAGGAGCACTCGCGTTCCTCGAGAAGCCCGTCACACTTCAAAAGCTCTTGAAAGCGGTCGAGCAAGGGCTCACGCGTGGTGCGGTGCGCAAGGCGGCGCCATCACCCGTCGAATACAGCGCATTGCCAGAACCCATCGCTGTCGATTCCCTCGCGGTGGTGAGTCTTGTTGAAACAGGTCCACAAGCGCATCAAGATTTCGAATTAGACAAGCCATTGCGGGAAGCTCGCGATGAGTTTGAAAAGGCCTACTTTGAATACCATTTGGTCAAAGAAAATGGCTCCATGACGCGGGTCGCCGAGCGGACCGGGCTGGAAAGAACCCATCTCTACCGCAAGCTGAAACAACTCGGAGTTGATCTTTCTCGCGGCAAACGAAATAACGTCTAA